Proteins from a genomic interval of Paenibacillus sp. FSL H8-0048:
- a CDS encoding sensor histidine kinase has protein sequence MKLRTYLLLSSLTGIGVLLICLFVSYSKMLLTIDQFYYLSGITAGIGVFSFVLQHLLTRPVEKSIARITEQTVRIADGDFHTVVPLIGPQEFKLMARQFNEMSSKLKDSFDHLHQSESARRELIANVSHDLRTPLASIQSFVEALEDDVIKDEVTFQRYLNTIRLETKRLAGLIHDLFELSSLEANGGSFDPQPSHADELLISTLESFSFHLAEKKLNVEIHLPDKLPAALMMTSQMKRVLSNLLQNAIQHSPVDGTILLSATEEGQFLRISVTDEGQGIEAAETSRIFERFYRIDKSRSKNSGGAGLGLGLAIAQSIVELHGGEIGVDSSKGAGSCFWFTIPMYTSR, from the coding sequence ATGAAACTGCGTACGTATCTATTGTTGTCCAGTCTCACAGGTATCGGCGTGTTGCTGATCTGTCTATTCGTCAGCTACTCCAAAATGCTGCTCACGATTGATCAGTTCTATTATCTGTCCGGCATCACGGCCGGGATCGGCGTGTTCTCCTTCGTTCTCCAGCATCTGCTGACACGGCCGGTGGAGAAGTCCATTGCCCGGATCACCGAGCAGACGGTGCGGATTGCCGATGGGGATTTCCACACCGTGGTCCCCTTAATCGGTCCGCAGGAGTTCAAGCTGATGGCCCGGCAATTCAATGAAATGAGCAGTAAGTTAAAAGATAGCTTCGACCATCTGCACCAGTCCGAATCCGCCCGCCGGGAGCTGATTGCCAATGTCTCCCACGATCTGCGGACTCCTCTCGCCTCCATCCAATCGTTCGTTGAAGCGCTGGAGGATGATGTGATTAAGGACGAAGTGACTTTTCAGCGTTATCTGAATACGATCCGGCTGGAGACGAAGCGGCTGGCGGGCCTGATCCATGACTTATTTGAACTATCCAGTCTGGAGGCGAACGGCGGGAGCTTCGACCCGCAGCCATCCCATGCCGATGAGCTGCTGATCAGTACCCTGGAGAGCTTCTCGTTCCATCTCGCGGAGAAGAAGCTGAACGTGGAGATTCATCTGCCGGATAAATTACCTGCCGCTCTGATGATGACTTCGCAGATGAAGCGGGTGCTGTCCAATCTGCTGCAGAATGCCATTCAACATTCTCCGGTGGACGGGACCATCTTGTTATCCGCTACCGAGGAAGGCCAGTTCCTGCGAATCTCCGTTACAGATGAAGGCCAGGGGATCGAAGCTGCGGAGACCTCACGAATCTTCGAACGGTTCTACCGGATCGATAAATCCCGCAGCAAAAATAGCGGCGGCGCCGGCCTCGGCCTCGGCCTCGCCATCGCCCAATCGATTGTCGAGCTGCATGGCGGCGAGATTGGCGTAGACAGCAGCAAGGGCGCCGGGAGCTGCTTCTGGTTTACGATCCCAATGTATACCAGCCGATAG
- a CDS encoding cytochrome c biogenesis CcdA family protein, whose protein sequence is MTDLAGDFVFLSGVFGAGLLSFFAPCILPLLPVYVSYLSGGIAGSTNQGAADSGSFRFRSVFMLRTLLFVLGLSVVFILLGFGSGALGNIISSSRFIAICGAIVILFGIYQTGFIKLPWLEREKKLSSNRVTKGGYIGAFLLGLTFSFGWTPCIGPVLAGILSIAAGEGSPAYGGFLMLLYTLGLAIPFLIMSVFSDYLLQRIRRLYRYMGGIKIASGLMLIGMGLLLMTDQLNTIVGWIQ, encoded by the coding sequence GTGACTGATTTGGCTGGTGATTTTGTATTCTTGTCCGGTGTATTTGGTGCCGGGCTGTTATCGTTCTTCGCACCATGTATCCTGCCGCTGCTCCCGGTCTATGTGTCCTACTTGTCCGGGGGCATAGCAGGCAGTACGAATCAGGGAGCGGCTGACTCCGGCTCCTTCCGCTTCCGTTCTGTATTCATGCTGCGGACTCTGCTGTTTGTTCTTGGACTGTCCGTGGTCTTCATTCTACTTGGCTTCGGCTCCGGGGCCCTGGGCAATATCATTTCAAGCTCCAGGTTCATTGCCATCTGCGGAGCCATCGTTATCTTATTCGGGATTTATCAGACGGGATTCATTAAGCTGCCCTGGCTGGAACGCGAAAAAAAACTATCCAGCAATCGTGTGACAAAAGGCGGTTATATCGGAGCCTTCCTGCTCGGCCTGACGTTCAGCTTCGGCTGGACGCCCTGCATCGGCCCTGTACTGGCGGGCATTCTCAGCATCGCCGCCGGGGAAGGCTCCCCTGCTTATGGAGGATTCCTCATGCTTCTGTATACGCTGGGTCTGGCGATTCCCTTCCTGATCATGTCCGTCTTCTCAGACTATCTGCTGCAGCGGATTCGCCGCTTGTACAGATACATGGGAGGCATCAAGATAGCCTCCGGGCTTATGCTTATCGGGATGGGACTGCTGCTAATGACCGACCAGCTGAATACGATTGTCGGCTGGATTCAATAA